From the genome of Thermodesulfovibrionales bacterium:
CAATATGGGGTCTTACAAGCCATCCACCATTTGCCACAGCAGCATATGCCCTGAGGATCTGAAGAGGTGTAGTAGCAACCTCATAACCTATAGGTATTGCACCCATTGACTGTACTGACCATTTATCAGGAGGTCTCAGACTTCCCGAAGCCTCACCCGGGATATCTATACCTGTTTTTGAACCAAAGCCAAAGAGTCTTGCATAATGATAAAGCTTTTCAGCTCCAATTTTCTGGGCAATTTTTATTATACCCACATTGGATGATTTTTCTAATACCTCTTTAAAGGTGAGAAAACCTGCAGGATGGACATCCTCAATAACTTTAGAGCCTATCCTTATTTTTCCTCCCTGACAATCTATTTTTGTATCAGGAGTTAAAATTCCCTCTTCAAGGGCAGCAGCAGCTGTTACGAGTTTGAAGGTAGAGCCAGGCTCATAGCTGTCAGTTATTGCCCTATTTCTTCTTGCTGCAGGTTCATATTTGCTGAAATTATTAGGGTCATAGGAAGGTCTCACAGCCATTGAGAATATCTCGCCTGTAAAAGGATCCATCATGATGATAACTCCCCATTTTGCCTTCCAAGCTGAAAGTGCCTTTTCAAGGGATTTTTCTGAAATATACTGAAGTCCTTCATCTATTGTAAGGACAATATTATTACCTTTTGGTTCCTCAAGACCCTCTGAAAGATACCTACCATTTGCATCTCTTAGAAGGGATGCCCTCGTTAAAATGGACCTGAGCTGAGAATCATACATGAGCTCAATCCCTTCTAAACCTTTCTGGTCAATATTCACAAAGCCTATTACATGGGATGCAAGCTCCTTCTTTGGATAATATCTCTTTGGTTCTCTGATAAAACCTATTCCTTTCAGATTAAGTTTTTTTAATTTTTCGGTTTTTTCGGGATCTACACCCCTTTCTATCCACAAAAATCTCTGTTGAGAAGTTAACTTTGCTCTTATTAAATCTGGTCTTTTATCCAGAAATCTTGAAAGAACCATAGTGCATTTTTCAGGAGACTCTATCTCATGAGGTCTCAGGAATACAGATTCTGCATCAATATTCACAGCAAGCTCCCTTCCCCTTCTGTCAAGGATAAGCCCTCTTACAACCTCCTTTTTCTCCTTTTTATAATGTTGAACCTCTGCCCTTATCTTTAATCTTCCATGATTAATAATCATTAAATCAAAGAGCCTTAGCATTATGACAGCGAAGGCTCCAATGATAACTGTATTTAATATTACAGCCCTTCTTGTCATTATTTATTGAATAATAATTCATCCAGTCTTAGTGTACCCGAAACTGTCACCACCTCTACTGATTCATTCCGCTTTTTAAAGTGTATATACCGCCTA
Proteins encoded in this window:
- a CDS encoding penicillin-binding protein 2, which codes for MTRRAVILNTVIIGAFAVIMLRLFDLMIINHGRLKIRAEVQHYKKEKKEVVRGLILDRRGRELAVNIDAESVFLRPHEIESPEKCTMVLSRFLDKRPDLIRAKLTSQQRFLWIERGVDPEKTEKLKKLNLKGIGFIREPKRYYPKKELASHVIGFVNIDQKGLEGIELMYDSQLRSILTRASLLRDANGRYLSEGLEEPKGNNIVLTIDEGLQYISEKSLEKALSAWKAKWGVIIMMDPFTGEIFSMAVRPSYDPNNFSKYEPAARRNRAITDSYEPGSTFKLVTAAAALEEGILTPDTKIDCQGGKIRIGSKVIEDVHPAGFLTFKEVLEKSSNVGIIKIAQKIGAEKLYHYARLFGFGSKTGIDIPGEASGSLRPPDKWSVQSMGAIPIGYEVATTPLQILRAYAAVANGGWLVRPHI